A single window of Pyrus communis chromosome 10, drPyrComm1.1, whole genome shotgun sequence DNA harbors:
- the LOC137748517 gene encoding derlin-1-like yields MSSPAEWYQSLPPISKAYGTLCVIATTTFQLGLYDRESIALVHKLVFSHFQVWRLFTNFFFLGNFSVNFGIRLLMIARYGVQLEKGPFDRRTADFLWMMIFGATTLLVLSAIPIFYSPFLGISLVFMLVYVWSREFPNANVNIYGLVQLKAFYLPWAMLALDVIFGSAIMPDLLGIIAGHLFYFLTVLHPLAGGKNILQTPRWVRKIVARWRIGAPPPTSRTQPPPPAAAGAAFRGRSYRLSE; encoded by the exons ATGTCTTCTCCTGCCGA ATGGTATCAGTCACTCCCACCCATAAGCAAGGCTTATGGTACCCTCTGTGTAATTGCAACGACAACCTTTCAATTGGGGCTTTATGATCGGGAAAGTATTGCATTAGTGCATAAACTAGTATTCTCACATTTCCAG GTTTGGAGGTTGTTTACAAACTTCTTTTTCCTTGGAAACTTCTCCGTCAACTTTGGAATCCGCCTTCTGATGAT AGCAAGATATGGAGTTCAACTTGAAAAGGGACCATTTGATCGACGAACAGCAGATTTCTTATGGATGATGATATTTGGAGCCACGACATTATTG gttttatctGCTATCCCTATATTTTATTCTCCTTTCTTGGGAATATCTCTCGTGTTCATGCTTGTTTATGTCTGGAGTAGAGAATTTCCAAATGCCAACGTCAACATATATGGTCTCGTGCAACTTAAG GCGTTTTATCTTCCCTGGGCAATGCTTGCCTTGGACGTCATCTTTGGTTCCGCAATTATGCCAGATCTGCTGGGAATCATTGCCGGACATCTGTTTTACTTCTTGACTGTGTTGCATCCATTGGCAGGTGGAAAGAACATATTACAAACTCCGAGATGGGT ACGTAAAATAGTCGCAAGATGGAGGATCGGAGCTCCTCCACCAACTAGCAGAACCCAACCACCTCCCCCAGCTGCTGCTGGTGCGGCTTTCAGAGGGAGGTCTTATCGACTTAGTGAGTGA